One Xenopus tropicalis strain Nigerian chromosome 8, UCB_Xtro_10.0, whole genome shotgun sequence genomic window carries:
- the LOC100497794 gene encoding vomeronasal type-2 receptor 26: MDNTDAITSYFDFNTLLNGSKCLKCPEDKWPDSRKEECLSKLIQFLSYEETLGSALACISVLFCLLTFSVFCLFIIKRKTPIVKANNRELSYLLLISLMFGFMCSLAFIGRPNRIMCMIRQVMFAVIFSLCVSTILAKTITVVMIFSATNPDSKLKKLVGLRIPIYIVPVCTMVQIILCIVWLTTDAPFAEFNMAAEIGIIVIECNEGSRVLFACVLGYMGLLASVSLFVAFLARKLPDTFNETKFITFSMLVFASVWVTFIPAYLSTKGKQTVAVEIFAILSSSAGCLFCIFSPKCYTILLHPEMNTRQYITGRNARNRGIQ, translated from the exons ATGGATAATACAGATGCCATTACCTCCTATTTTGACTTTAATACTTTATTAA ATGGCAGTAAATGTCTCAAGTGCCCAGAAGACAAATGGCCTGATAGCAGAAAAGAAGAGTGTCTTTCAAAGCTCATTCAGTTCCTTTCTTATGAAGAGACTCTGGGCTCCGCTTTAGCTTGTATTTCAGTCTTGTTTTGTCTCCTTACATTTTCAGTGTTCTGCCTGTTTATAATCAAAAGAAAGACCCCCATAGTAAAGGCAAATAACAGAGAACTCAGCTACCTACTTCTCATCTCCCTCATGTTTGGCTTCATGTGTTCCTTGGCATTCATTGGCAGACCCAACCGGATAATGTGCATGATACGCCAGGTCATGTTTGCTGTCATTTTTTCACTTTGCGTTTCTACCATACTAGCAAAGACTATCACTGTTGTAATGATTTTTAGTGCTACAAATCCAGACAGTAAACTAAAGAAACTAGTGGGACTACGAATACCCATTTACATTGTCCCAGTGTGTACCATGGTTCAGATAATTCTATGCATAGTTTGGCTGACCACAGACGCTCCATTTGCAGAGTTCAATATGGCAGCAGAAATAGGAATAATAGTGATTGAGTGCAATGAAGGGTCCAGGGTGTTATTTGCTTGTGTCTTGGGGTACATGGGTCTCTTAGCTTCCGTTAGTTTATTTGTTGCCTTTCTGGCTAGGAAGCTCCCTGACACATTTAATGAGACCAAGTTCattacattcagtatgttggtatTTGCCAGTGTTTGGGTGACATTTATACCTGCTTATCTCAGTACCAAGGGGAAACAGACAGTGGCAGTAGAAATCTTTGCCATTCTCTCTTCAAGCGCTGGGTgtcttttttgcatcttttctccAAAATGTTATACAATATTACTGCACCCAGAAATGAACACCAGACAGTACATTACAGGGAGAAATGCTAGAAACCGAGGGATACAATAG